Part of the Penaeus vannamei isolate JL-2024 chromosome 9, ASM4276789v1, whole genome shotgun sequence genome is shown below.
tatataaatatatatatatatatataaatatatatatatatatacatatatatacatatatatacatatatatatacatatatatacatacatatatatacatatatatctatatctatatctatatatatacatatatatatagatacatatatatacatatatacatatatatatatatatatacatatatacatatatatatacaatatttatatacacatatatatatacatatatatatacatgcatacatatatatatacatatatatatatatatatatataaacatatatatatacatatatatataaacacatatatacatacatatatataaacatatatatataaacatatatatatatacatatatatataaacatatatatacatatatatatatatatatatatatatatatatatatatatatatatacacatatacacacacacacacacacacacacacacacacacacacacacacacacacacacacacacacatatatatatatatatatatatatatatatatatatatatacatacacatatatatatacatatatatatatatatatatatatatatgtatatacatatatatacatatatatatataaatacatatatatattatacatatatatatatatatatatatatatatatatacacatatacatacatatatgtatgtatatatacatatacatatatatacatatacatatatatacatatacatatatatacatatacatatatatacatatacatatatatatatatatatatatatatatatatatatatatatatatatatatatatacgtacacacacatatatatacacatatatatatatatgcacacatatatatatatatacacatatatatatatatgcacacacatatatatatatatacacatatatatatatgcacacacacacacacacacacatatatatatatatatatatatatatatatatatatatatatatatatatatatatatatgcacacatatatatatatatgcacacacacacacatatatatatgtgtatatgtgtatatatatatatatatatatatatatatatacatacatacatacataaatacatatatatatatatatatatatatatatatatatatatatatatatacacacacacacacacacacacacacacatttatatctatctatatatatacacatatatataatataatatatatatatacatactacatatatacatatttgtgtatacatatatattcatacacacacacacacacacacacacacacacatatgtatatatatacatatatatatatacatatatacatatatacatacatatatacatacatatacatacatatatatacatatttacatacatatacatacatatatatacatacatacatacataatatatatatatatatatatatatatatatatatatatatgtgtgtgtgtgtgtgtgtgtgtgtgtgtgtgtgtgtgtgtgtgtgtgtgtgtgtgtgtgtatgtgtgtgtgtgtgtatgtgtgtgtgtgtgtgtgtgtgtatatgtgtgtgtgtgtgtgtgtgtgtgtgtatgtgtgtgtgtgtgtatgtgtgtgtgtgtatgtgtgtgtgtatgtgtgtgtatgagtgtgtgtgtgtgtgtatgtgtgtgtgtgtatgtgtgtgtgtgtatgtgtgtgtctgtgtgtgtgtgtatgtgtgtatgtgtgtgtgtgtgtgtgtgtgtgtgtgtaagtgtgtgtgtgtgtgtgtgtgtgtaagtatgtgtgtgtgtatgtgtgtgtatgtgtgtgtatgtgtgtgtgtgtatgtgtgtgtgtgtgtgtgtgtatatgtgtatgtgtgtgtatgtatgtgtgtgtgtgtgtgtgtgtgtgtgtgtgtgtgtgtgtgtgtgtgtgtgtgtgtgtgtgtgtgtgtgtgtgtgtgtatatgtgtgtgtgtgtgtgtgtgtgtgtgtgtgtgtgtgtgtatgtgtgtgtgtatgtgtgtgtgtatgtgtgtgtgtgtttgtgtgtgtgtgtgtgtgtgtgtgtgtgtgtgtgtgtgtgtgtgtgtgtgtatgtgtgtgtgtatgtgtgtgtgtgtgtatgtgtgtgtgtgtgtgtgtatgtgtgtgtgtatgtgtgtgtgtgtatatgtgtgtgtgtgtgtgtgtgtgtgtgtgtgtgtatgtgtgtgtgtgtatgtgtgtgtgtgtatgtgtgtgtgtgtatatgtgtgtgtgtgtgtgtgtgtgtgtgtgtgtgtgtgtgtgtgtgtgtgtgtgtgtgtgtgtgtgtgtgtgtgtgtgtgtgtgtgtgtatgtgtgtgtatgtgtgtgtatgtgtgtgtatgtgtgtgtatgtgtgtgtatgtgtgtatgtgtgtgtgtatgtgtatgtgtgtgtgtgtgtgtatgtgtgtgtgtgtgtgtgtgtgtgtgtgtgtttgtatgtatatgtatatgtgtgtgtgtgtgtgtgtgtgtgtgtgtgtgtatgtatgtgtgtgtatgtgtgtgtatgtgtgtgtgtgtgtatgtgtgtgtgtgtgtatgtgtgtgtgtgtgtgtgtgtgtatgtgtgtgtgtgtgtgtgtgtgtgtgtgtgtgtgtgtgtgtgtgtgtgtgtgtgtgggcgtgtgtgtgtgtgggcgtgtgtgtgtaggtgtgcgtgtgtgtatatatatgtgtgtatatgtatgtgtgtatatgtatgtgtgaatatgtatgtgtgtatatgtatgtgtgtatatgtatgtgtgtatatgtatgtgtgtatatgtatgcgtgtgtatgtgtatgcgtgtgtatgtgtatgtgtatgtgtatgtgtatgtgtgtatgtatatatatatatatatatatatatatatatatatatatatattcacacatatacatatacatacattatatatgtatacatatatacatacacataacatagATATGTTTCACAAAACTACTGCCACATCTTAGGCTTTTACTCTCCTTCAAAGGTTGCAACAATATTGGTAAACAAAAATAGCAATCCAAGCACTGCCACACTGTATACAAgatttatgttttcattatcacaatcCACATTTGCTTCATGAATTAGTTTGTTTTGTTGAATATCAGTAGTATTTTTCCATATGACCTATAGTGGCCAATGAACACAAGCTGATGTTTCCTTTGAAAAATCTTGCTATATACAGTATAGTCCTATGTTTTTTTTAGGATAAGGGTAGTTTCAGAATCAAACCTAATTTCATAATTGTCTAGATATATCAACGCTGAGTTTGATACAATCACTGATTATATTTCAttggtcttttccttttttatcctagaATTTCACCTTGTGCCTTCAGGTATTCTCAGCGACTCCTATTGTATGGAAAGAATGGTTGGAGTAAGACTGGTAAATAAGAAGGTAAAATCACTGAGGATTATATGATTTGAAGtttcacatacacataattaaCACTTTTTTTAAATTCAAATAAATCCTAACAATAATTTGCATCACAGAACCatttaaaatcatttttcttgtcttctccatTATATGTAATGCCACGTGTCTGGTACACATCACCTTAGATAATTATCAGGGATCAAGTTTCAGAAACACTTGCAGTTACCctttatcataaaaatatattccgATATGCgacccataatttttttttcctattggcACTAGATTTCATAACAAATATTAAACAATCATATTCACCTCTTCCAAGATCATCGTCCCCATAAGCTTGTCCTATAAAACAAGCTGAAAGAACAAGGGAGACCAATGCACCGGACTCCATCCTCCTCATAAGTCGCGGCGTGAATGTCTGTTATTACTGTCAGCTGGGACGAGTTGCCACACGCCGCCAGAAGCCGAATTTTCGTGTTCTTATATCTTTAGTCGGATTTAAGGGAGTGACGTAATGATGACGTTACAAGTACGTCACCTTGGCTGAATTCACGCTTATTCATTTAAGTCATTATTCGTGTTCAAGGAAAtagtttttttgaaaaaaaataatagttattacaTATAACGCATATCTTACTAATATTCATACTCCAGAGTTTGTGCCTTTGCAGGGCTCGACTTCTACGTCTCACTCAACCATCTTGAAACCAAGGCCCGCGAGAATTCTCACATTGTACGTTCAATATATACTACCCAATGTAGTTTTTAACTCGATATGGCTAATTAaaataatttcttattttttcctattttcatttcaaGAGGAAAATGGTGGATTATTTCGTATCTCAACGTCTATGATAAGGACAGGGACAGAGATGGCCGAAACACGAGACTCGTTTTCAAACTCATTCATGGGGCGATCTCTTAGAACTGCTATAGTCAGAAAAGAGTGCAGCTTTGGAGTACACAGAACTCCCCATCAGAGGCTTTTATAACCATAAATGTATTCTTGTCGCATGACACCCGTCACAACAGATCAAAGTGAGATGTAAACAAAGAGTTGTTAATTAAAATCGAGCCTCAGGACATTCCATCGCGGGGAAGACTCGTTTTTCATCGTTCAGGCTGAGCGTCAGCCACTCAGCGGCCCCCTCTGTCTAGCGCGCGAGCTTCCCATTGATCCTTGTTCTCTCGGAAGACCCCATAGTAACTCCGAGACGGGGGTTCACATGTCACACAACGGAACCCTAAACATTTCACGCGACGATGTTGGGGAGGTTAGACGTGTGTTCATCCTCAAGAATGGAGGTAGTGAAACGGCGGGGTGTGATGGGCAAGGCGTTGCGCCTCTATCCCGAACGCCCTCCATAAGCAACACCACAACGCAACATGGCGGCAGTGATAGCGGGGGTATTAATGGGAATTGTGACAGTGATAACGTTATAAATGGGATGCTGAGGGCGGGCGAGGAAGATGTGGATCCAACCAGTGATTTGGGGGCGGACCTCCAGCACATCGAGGAATGGCTCAAAACGCGGAGTGACAGTTTGTCAAGCTTTGACTTTGACTCTGAGATCAAGCCTTCAGAGATTGACATCAGTGATCTTTTTAATCTCAAGAGTAGTGTGCAGTTCCATGTGGGTGGCCAGGACTATGGGCTCGTATTTTCTAAAGATGGAGCTAGTGATGCTGGCACATCAAGTAGTACATTACCAAGCCAGTTTACATTCCCTGATATGGGTGACAGTCTTAGTGGAAGTGGGAGTCGCCGAAATAGTTTTACCAAAAAGTTAGAAACGCTAATGCAGGTAGACAAGGGCTTATTTGAGGAGTTGCTTTTGACGGATCAGAACAAGAAATGTGGggcaaaaaagatagaaaatatgcCCTCGTTACCAACCGAAGATAGAGGCCTGTTTGAAGAATTGCTCTTACCGGGTGCTCAGGAAGAATGGGCGAGGCATGCCCAGGAATTGCTCCTGGCTGTCacaatggaaaagaaggaaactgGAGGTTCAGGATCAACCATTGGAGAGGGTGAATCTCTGCCGGAGCCAATGGAATGCAGTGACCCCCTGTCATCAAGCACACAGGATGCAAGCACAAGCCAGGAGTCCACTGACGAGCTTGACCTTATGGTAAGGAACATTCAGCCAATTAAACTCATGAGTCCACAGGAAATCGAAAATATGGCATCAAGGCCACTGGGTTTTGATGAAACCCCAGTGAAGGCTGAGAGCCAGAGGAACAGGGAGGTTACAAACCAGATTGAAGAGGATTTTAATTTTCATCCTTTTGGGACACGAGGTTGCGATGACAGCAGCACCCTGCCACAAGATATCCTTGCTAGTCCTAATAGTGAGGTTGACAGCAAGCTCTCAAGCATATTAGCAATGGATGCCTCAAATGATACACTGGAGATCGAGAGTTCAAGTGCAAGTGACATGCTTGAGAACCTAAACAAAACTCCCCCAAAGCCAGAAAGGAGCATATCACCTGGAACATTTTTAGTGAAACTGGAACCCAAAGAGAACCAAGTATCTCAGGATAAGAGTTCACCCAATACTTTTTCTCTAAGTCAGCAGACATCAACTGTCATGCCACCTCCACTAACCACTCTGTCAACTGCAACTTCACATGCGTATTCAACCTCTGTTCCTATCTCAATATTGGATGTGAGTGACATAAATAATATTATGTCAAGGACAGTGACTACCAACAGTAGTAACTTGATACACACTCCTGTCAATAGTACAATGGTAAATctgactactacaactacaactactaccacatcCGTCAATATGGCTCCAAAAGGGCTACTTAAAATTCCTTCAGGTCTGGTTAGAGCAGAATTAAAGAAGCTGCCAGTTGGAATGGTTCAGCTGCGATTAGCAGCACCACCAGTTTCTTCTTCAGCTGCTGCTGTACCCACCAATGCAACTCCAACCACAACAGCAGGCGGGGCACAGTTGCCAAGACCAGCCTTCATTCTTAGACCCCTTATTACACCAGGACAGCAGATCCAGCAGCAGGCACCTCAGCCAAACAGTTTGGCACCCAAGACCATTGGACCTCCAAAAGAAAGTACTCCATTAACTCTGACTCCTCTGAAAGTAGTTGCAGTACAGCCTCCAAACAAGCCTGGTACTGCTAATGTAACAATTACTGTAGATCGTAAAGCAAATCTCACAACAGTCAACATTGTTTCATCCAATAAAAAACACACTGTCTTCAAGATCAACACCTGTGATTTAGTTAGGGCTGTTTCAAGTATTCAGGAGCCACACCTAGAACCACTGGGACTCACTCCACAGCAATTGCTACGCTCAGCACACACAGCACATAGATTAATTCAAGAAGTACATCAGGGGGCAGCCCGCCAGGCTAAGACTGGAGGGAAAGATGGTAGTTCTGGGCCTCAAAATTTTGAGATAAACCAGGTCCTTCAGGAGGTCAAGGCTCCTATATCAAGAATGCAACAGGGACAACTTGCCTTATTGAGACAGGCTGTCGTAACTGCTAGATCAACTCCTGTTACAAGTGCTTTAAGTCCAAATGCAAGTAATGCTATTGTTACATGTAACAGTGTTGGGTCATCTCTAATAGGAACTGCACCAGTTTTTGTAACTGCTTCAGCCTCGGGGCTAACAGGAAAGCCCCCAGTTACATCAGGAGCTGTCTTAACAACTGCCAAAGGCATACAGACCAGTTTAGTTACACAGAAAACCCAGATAGATTCTTCACCACCATCTACTAGTACAGATGGCAGAGCTTCACGTATACCTGTCATCACCTCACCTGACAAATCACAGTGTAAGTACTTCTGAAACTATGAGTGTGCATTGTCTccttattttgtttgttactagaaataagagaaaaaggattatttttcttttacattttttcagccttttatatttatcattattttttcatgttaaatCATTATACTGATCtatttattagtgttgttgttgctgttattattattgttattattattattattattattattattattattattattattattattattaatgtcattgtcattcatattattgtaattattacttgatattatcagttattgattattattattgttattatcagttattgattattattcttgttattaatacTCTTActcttgttaatatttttttattactactactgctgtaaTTGCCTTAATTAGGGTTATTGTGTATATAACCTAAAATATGTAAATCATAagtaatcattagtatcatatcaGTTACTATTAATGTGTCTTACCACAAAGGTGTGTGAACTGCAGTGGTATTACTGTAATTTGTACTTGTAGAATAAATGTAGTATGTAGCATAATGTACAGCACACAAAGTATGCAAGTGATTCACCTAGCACCCTGTATCATAATGTTTTTATCACCACATCCATATAGAAGTTAGTCCTCCCCTCCATGCCTTTGCTTCACATATCTAAGCCAACTTTTGAGGAATTTTAACACCAGTGCAGTCATTTCCTAACAATTGAAGAACTATACATCGCACATAACTTAAACCGGGCCAATTGTATGTGGCTATAAGTACTTGCTACCTGGAAAGGTGGCATATACTTATTAGTGGTTTAATTCATGGGTTC
Proteins encoded:
- the LOC113820075 gene encoding uncharacterized protein encodes the protein MSHNGTLNISRDDVGEVRRVFILKNGGSETAGCDGQGVAPLSRTPSISNTTTQHGGSDSGGINGNCDSDNVINGMLRAGEEDVDPTSDLGADLQHIEEWLKTRSDSLSSFDFDSEIKPSEIDISDLFNLKSSVQFHVGGQDYGLVFSKDGASDAGTSSSTLPSQFTFPDMGDSLSGSGSRRNSFTKKLETLMQVDKGLFEELLLTDQNKKCGAKKIENMPSLPTEDRGLFEELLLPGAQEEWARHAQELLLAVTMEKKETGGSGSTIGEGESLPEPMECSDPLSSSTQDASTSQESTDELDLMVRNIQPIKLMSPQEIENMASRPLGFDETPVKAESQRNREVTNQIEEDFNFHPFGTRGCDDSSTLPQDILASPNSEVDSKLSSILAMDASNDTLEIESSSASDMLENLNKTPPKPERSISPGTFLVKLEPKENQVSQDKSSPNTFSLSQQTSTVMPPPLTTLSTATSHAYSTSVPISILDVSDINNIMSRTVTTNSSNLIHTPVNSTMVNLTTTTTTTTTSVNMAPKGLLKIPSGLVRAELKKLPVGMVQLRLAAPPVSSSAAAVPTNATPTTTAGGAQLPRPAFILRPLITPGQQIQQQAPQPNSLAPKTIGPPKESTPLTLTPLKVVAVQPPNKPGTANVTITVDRKANLTTVNIVSSNKKHTVFKINTCDLVRAVSSIQEPHLEPLGLTPQQLLRSAHTAHRLIQEVHQGAARQAKTGGKDGSSGPQNFEINQVLQEVKAPISRMQQGQLALLRQAVVTARSTPVTSALSPNASNAIVTCNSVGSSLIGTAPVFVTASASGLTGKPPVTSGAVLTTAKGIQTSLVTQKTQIDSSPPSTSTDGRASRIPVITSPDKSQLKNEGVGLSLRPGAPPTMVSVPSVLDTLSASSLVSGDLLQTSAHSPSSSTTTQNDEDVNDENPEMCIVSDEVADKALEELGIHIDSLQCEPSPQGGKRWLCPIKGCCKHFPKLSSLKVHLLSHNGIRPYKCSYENCDWAFYTWYKLKRHIETHLKRRDFACSEPNCNRRFTTVYNLNTHLRLHQRPKCWMCSLPECTKAFHTRRELEVHMKTHKDVEAPYKCGVDGCSKSYFTPNSLTSHMRSHHKEEELRCQWTGCGKKFDKPCRLKAHMRVHTGQRPFVCTYEGCNWSFQSASKLSRHQRKHTNDRKFTCTICQKSFLRSEHLKGHLLIHTGVRNFQCPVEHCNAKFTAKSSLYVHLKKHEGKTKENNNKVTYHCPIDTCDKSYNSKFNLRQHMLKNHTILTTDTSQLDYITLLGEKDLMMDHLLPLTAGGSTSASATLDPNVPASSLAPSSHAGDSHATLLSSIELINGDIGTDGTNIPPIIVMEGRAAAEAIEGMDVGMPDTLMGNTAGGNGESEVESLDMPTISKDSVPGSGGSARTDVVGNILRSRRARKRQQMNLAKKMAELGCHISGTDGVVSFTNDVVLSASAVTLPATSHLQSTLLQDDAVTSELYQETLMGHDLLSDPTTDPQSTINLRDLE